The following are encoded together in the Hoplias malabaricus isolate fHopMal1 chromosome 3, fHopMal1.hap1, whole genome shotgun sequence genome:
- the sp3b gene encoding transcription factor Sp3 isoform X2 codes for MTRFSNSIPLDFGSTPKFGFGFDYNNPEESAKPREMAALEVDSSQSEFLQPASSASDQTTDLTSIQLTGSSDRWELVTPVSTSKDESGIVHLSSGGLVSTNGQYVVPLQTVPGQTQQVFVTAGGDGTSANGVQYQVIPHLQSADAASLGYAAHTADGATLGTDIAILPDGTQGISTATSANEIQSLLAQTGHVQQIPSVSLAGTGFGGQGQVVANVPMGLPGNITFVPLNSLSNADLESLGLAGAQTIATGVTADGQLIMSSQATASGENMGEGVMDKSAEPLSASNATANMNTFVPTTSSTSATSLPETIDGTGVLTQATAISAGQSDPSFIQQNHTSATEPVVQLLPAQSADGTAQTMQSVQLLNAGTFLIQAQTVSPTGQIQWQTFQVQGVQNLQNLQLPAAGGVASPQITLAPVQTLSLGHPGTSSTTATGQIPNLQTVTVNSNTPYQHEEKTESPSGIHIKEEPDSDDWQLSGDSTLNTNDLSHLRVRMMDDEMEGLGQEGKRLRRVACTCPNCKEAGGRGSSMGKKKQHICHIPGCGKVYGKTSHLRAHLRWHSGERPFICSWSYCGKRFTRSDELQRHRRTHTGEKKFVCPECSKRFMRSDHLAKHIKTHLNKKGLNAASTAGQTEVSAPSDSIIAGGGTTLILTNLQQAGTQDLLSNSDLPLQLVTVSASEVLE; via the exons ATGACTCGGTTCTCAAATTCCATACCTTTGGATTTTGGGTCGACTCCAAAATTCGGCTTTGGATTCGATTATAACA ACCCAGAAGAGTCAGCGAAGCCGCGGGAGATGGCCGCCCTGGAGGTGGACAGCAGTCAGAGCGAGTTCCTGCAGCCAGCCAGCAGCGCCTCGGACCAG ACAACAGACCTCACATCCATCCAGCTCACAGGGTCTAGTGACCGGTGGGAGTTGGTAACGCCGGTTTCCACCAGTAAAGACGAGTCTGGCATAGTACATTTATCCAGTGGGGGACTTGTGAGTACCAATGGGCAATATGTGGTTCCACTACAGACTGTTCCAGGTCAGACCCAGCAAGTTTTTGTCACGGCTGGGGGAGATGGCACCAGTGCCAATGGTGTCCAGTATCAGGTCATCCCCCACCTCCAGAGTGCGGATGCAGCGTCATTGGGATATGCTGCACACACTGCTGATGGAGCTACGCTGGGCACAGACATTGCCATACTGCCTGATGGGACCCAAGGCATCTCCACAGCAACTAGTGCTAATGAGATCCAGAGTCTACTGGCCCAAACTGGGCATGTACAGCAAATACCTAGTGTCTCCTTGGCTGGAACTGGGTTTGGAGGTCAGGGCCAGGTTGTGGCTAATGTCCCTATGGGGTTACCTGGCAACATCACGTTTGTGCCCCTCAACAGCTTGAGCAATGCAGACCTGGAGTCTCTGGGTCTGGCTGGCGCTCAGACCATCGCTACAGGTGTCACGGCTGATGGCCAGCTCATTATGTCCAGCCAGGCCACAGCCTCGGGCGAGAATATGGGTGAGGGAGTGATGGACAAGTCTGCAGAACCTTTAAGCGCTAGTAATGCTACTGCTAATATGAATACCTTTGTGCCCACGACCAGCTCCACCTCAGCCACGTCACTTCCTGAGACGATAGATGGCACAGGGGTCTTGACCCAAGCTACAGCTATATCTGCTGGGCAGTCCGACCCCTCCTTCATCCAGCAGAACCACACATCTGCCACTGAGCCTGTGGTGCAACTTCTCCCTGCTCAGTCGGCAGATGGAACAGCGCAGACAATGCAGAGTGTACAGCTGCTCAATGCTGGAACGTTCCTGATCCAGGCACAAACCGTCTCACCCACTGGACAGATCCAGTGGCAGACGTTCCAGGTGCAAGGTGTCCAGAACCTGCAGAATCTGCAGTTGCCAGCAGCTGGTGGAGTGGCCTCACCACAGATCACCCTCGCACCTGTTCAGACCCTGTCCCTAGGGCATCCTGGTACCAGCTCAACAACTGCCACTGGACAGATCCCCAATCTGCAGACAGTCACAGTGAATTCTAACACACCGTACCAGCAcgaagagaaaacagagagtcCCTCAG GTATTCATATCAAGGAGGAGCCAGACTCAGATGATTGGCAGTTGAGTGGAGACTCCACCCTGAACACCAATGACCTGTCACACCTTCGAGTGCGAATGATGGATGACGAGATGGAGGGTCTCGGTCAGGAGGGAAAGAGGTTGCGTAGAGTCGCCTGCACTTGTCCTAACTGCAAAGAGGCAGGGGGAAG AGGCTCCAGTATGGGAAAGAAGAAGCAACACATTTGCCACATCCCAGGCTGTGGAAAGGTATATGGGAAGACATCACACTTGCGTGCTCATTTGCGCTGGCATTCGGGGGAGAGGCCTTTCATCTGCTCCTGGAGCTACTGTGGCAAGAGGTTTACTCGCAGTGATGAGCTACAGCGCCACCGCAGAACCCACACAG GCGAGAAGAAGTTTGTATGTCCGGAGTGTTCAAAGCGCTTCATGCGCAGCGATCATTTGGCCAAACACATTAAAACTCACCTGAACAAAAAAGGGCTCAATGCTGCCTCCACAGCTGGGCAGACAGAGGTTTCCGCCCCCTCGGACAGCATCATCGCTGGGGGCGGTACCACTCTCATCTTGACCAATCTGCAGCAGGCTGGCACCCAAGATCTCCTCTCAAACTCCGACCTCCCACTCCAGCTGGTCACTGTGTCAGCCAGTGAGGTCCTGGAGTGA
- the sp3b gene encoding transcription factor Sp3 isoform X4, with product MAALEVDSSQSEFLQPASSASDQQTTDLTSIQLTGSSDRWELVTPVSTSKDESGIVHLSSGGLVSTNGQYVVPLQTVPGQTQQVFVTAGGDGTSANGVQYQVIPHLQSADAASLGYAAHTADGATLGTDIAILPDGTQGISTATSANEIQSLLAQTGHVQQIPSVSLAGTGFGGQGQVVANVPMGLPGNITFVPLNSLSNADLESLGLAGAQTIATGVTADGQLIMSSQATASGENMGEGVMDKSAEPLSASNATANMNTFVPTTSSTSATSLPETIDGTGVLTQATAISAGQSDPSFIQQNHTSATEPVVQLLPAQSADGTAQTMQSVQLLNAGTFLIQAQTVSPTGQIQWQTFQVQGVQNLQNLQLPAAGGVASPQITLAPVQTLSLGHPGTSSTTATGQIPNLQTVTVNSNTPYQHEEKTESPSGIHIKEEPDSDDWQLSGDSTLNTNDLSHLRVRMMDDEMEGLGQEGKRLRRVACTCPNCKEAGGRGSSMGKKKQHICHIPGCGKVYGKTSHLRAHLRWHSGERPFICSWSYCGKRFTRSDELQRHRRTHTGEKKFVCPECSKRFMRSDHLAKHIKTHLNKKGLNAASTAGQTEVSAPSDSIIAGGGTTLILTNLQQAGTQDLLSNSDLPLQLVTVSASEVLE from the exons ATGGCCGCCCTGGAGGTGGACAGCAGTCAGAGCGAGTTCCTGCAGCCAGCCAGCAGCGCCTCGGACCAG CAGACAACAGACCTCACATCCATCCAGCTCACAGGGTCTAGTGACCGGTGGGAGTTGGTAACGCCGGTTTCCACCAGTAAAGACGAGTCTGGCATAGTACATTTATCCAGTGGGGGACTTGTGAGTACCAATGGGCAATATGTGGTTCCACTACAGACTGTTCCAGGTCAGACCCAGCAAGTTTTTGTCACGGCTGGGGGAGATGGCACCAGTGCCAATGGTGTCCAGTATCAGGTCATCCCCCACCTCCAGAGTGCGGATGCAGCGTCATTGGGATATGCTGCACACACTGCTGATGGAGCTACGCTGGGCACAGACATTGCCATACTGCCTGATGGGACCCAAGGCATCTCCACAGCAACTAGTGCTAATGAGATCCAGAGTCTACTGGCCCAAACTGGGCATGTACAGCAAATACCTAGTGTCTCCTTGGCTGGAACTGGGTTTGGAGGTCAGGGCCAGGTTGTGGCTAATGTCCCTATGGGGTTACCTGGCAACATCACGTTTGTGCCCCTCAACAGCTTGAGCAATGCAGACCTGGAGTCTCTGGGTCTGGCTGGCGCTCAGACCATCGCTACAGGTGTCACGGCTGATGGCCAGCTCATTATGTCCAGCCAGGCCACAGCCTCGGGCGAGAATATGGGTGAGGGAGTGATGGACAAGTCTGCAGAACCTTTAAGCGCTAGTAATGCTACTGCTAATATGAATACCTTTGTGCCCACGACCAGCTCCACCTCAGCCACGTCACTTCCTGAGACGATAGATGGCACAGGGGTCTTGACCCAAGCTACAGCTATATCTGCTGGGCAGTCCGACCCCTCCTTCATCCAGCAGAACCACACATCTGCCACTGAGCCTGTGGTGCAACTTCTCCCTGCTCAGTCGGCAGATGGAACAGCGCAGACAATGCAGAGTGTACAGCTGCTCAATGCTGGAACGTTCCTGATCCAGGCACAAACCGTCTCACCCACTGGACAGATCCAGTGGCAGACGTTCCAGGTGCAAGGTGTCCAGAACCTGCAGAATCTGCAGTTGCCAGCAGCTGGTGGAGTGGCCTCACCACAGATCACCCTCGCACCTGTTCAGACCCTGTCCCTAGGGCATCCTGGTACCAGCTCAACAACTGCCACTGGACAGATCCCCAATCTGCAGACAGTCACAGTGAATTCTAACACACCGTACCAGCAcgaagagaaaacagagagtcCCTCAG GTATTCATATCAAGGAGGAGCCAGACTCAGATGATTGGCAGTTGAGTGGAGACTCCACCCTGAACACCAATGACCTGTCACACCTTCGAGTGCGAATGATGGATGACGAGATGGAGGGTCTCGGTCAGGAGGGAAAGAGGTTGCGTAGAGTCGCCTGCACTTGTCCTAACTGCAAAGAGGCAGGGGGAAG AGGCTCCAGTATGGGAAAGAAGAAGCAACACATTTGCCACATCCCAGGCTGTGGAAAGGTATATGGGAAGACATCACACTTGCGTGCTCATTTGCGCTGGCATTCGGGGGAGAGGCCTTTCATCTGCTCCTGGAGCTACTGTGGCAAGAGGTTTACTCGCAGTGATGAGCTACAGCGCCACCGCAGAACCCACACAG GCGAGAAGAAGTTTGTATGTCCGGAGTGTTCAAAGCGCTTCATGCGCAGCGATCATTTGGCCAAACACATTAAAACTCACCTGAACAAAAAAGGGCTCAATGCTGCCTCCACAGCTGGGCAGACAGAGGTTTCCGCCCCCTCGGACAGCATCATCGCTGGGGGCGGTACCACTCTCATCTTGACCAATCTGCAGCAGGCTGGCACCCAAGATCTCCTCTCAAACTCCGACCTCCCACTCCAGCTGGTCACTGTGTCAGCCAGTGAGGTCCTGGAGTGA
- the sp3b gene encoding transcription factor Sp3 isoform X1 — protein MTRFSNSIPLDFGSTPKFGFGFDYNNPEESAKPREMAALEVDSSQSEFLQPASSASDQQTTDLTSIQLTGSSDRWELVTPVSTSKDESGIVHLSSGGLVSTNGQYVVPLQTVPGQTQQVFVTAGGDGTSANGVQYQVIPHLQSADAASLGYAAHTADGATLGTDIAILPDGTQGISTATSANEIQSLLAQTGHVQQIPSVSLAGTGFGGQGQVVANVPMGLPGNITFVPLNSLSNADLESLGLAGAQTIATGVTADGQLIMSSQATASGENMGEGVMDKSAEPLSASNATANMNTFVPTTSSTSATSLPETIDGTGVLTQATAISAGQSDPSFIQQNHTSATEPVVQLLPAQSADGTAQTMQSVQLLNAGTFLIQAQTVSPTGQIQWQTFQVQGVQNLQNLQLPAAGGVASPQITLAPVQTLSLGHPGTSSTTATGQIPNLQTVTVNSNTPYQHEEKTESPSGIHIKEEPDSDDWQLSGDSTLNTNDLSHLRVRMMDDEMEGLGQEGKRLRRVACTCPNCKEAGGRGSSMGKKKQHICHIPGCGKVYGKTSHLRAHLRWHSGERPFICSWSYCGKRFTRSDELQRHRRTHTGEKKFVCPECSKRFMRSDHLAKHIKTHLNKKGLNAASTAGQTEVSAPSDSIIAGGGTTLILTNLQQAGTQDLLSNSDLPLQLVTVSASEVLE, from the exons ATGACTCGGTTCTCAAATTCCATACCTTTGGATTTTGGGTCGACTCCAAAATTCGGCTTTGGATTCGATTATAACA ACCCAGAAGAGTCAGCGAAGCCGCGGGAGATGGCCGCCCTGGAGGTGGACAGCAGTCAGAGCGAGTTCCTGCAGCCAGCCAGCAGCGCCTCGGACCAG CAGACAACAGACCTCACATCCATCCAGCTCACAGGGTCTAGTGACCGGTGGGAGTTGGTAACGCCGGTTTCCACCAGTAAAGACGAGTCTGGCATAGTACATTTATCCAGTGGGGGACTTGTGAGTACCAATGGGCAATATGTGGTTCCACTACAGACTGTTCCAGGTCAGACCCAGCAAGTTTTTGTCACGGCTGGGGGAGATGGCACCAGTGCCAATGGTGTCCAGTATCAGGTCATCCCCCACCTCCAGAGTGCGGATGCAGCGTCATTGGGATATGCTGCACACACTGCTGATGGAGCTACGCTGGGCACAGACATTGCCATACTGCCTGATGGGACCCAAGGCATCTCCACAGCAACTAGTGCTAATGAGATCCAGAGTCTACTGGCCCAAACTGGGCATGTACAGCAAATACCTAGTGTCTCCTTGGCTGGAACTGGGTTTGGAGGTCAGGGCCAGGTTGTGGCTAATGTCCCTATGGGGTTACCTGGCAACATCACGTTTGTGCCCCTCAACAGCTTGAGCAATGCAGACCTGGAGTCTCTGGGTCTGGCTGGCGCTCAGACCATCGCTACAGGTGTCACGGCTGATGGCCAGCTCATTATGTCCAGCCAGGCCACAGCCTCGGGCGAGAATATGGGTGAGGGAGTGATGGACAAGTCTGCAGAACCTTTAAGCGCTAGTAATGCTACTGCTAATATGAATACCTTTGTGCCCACGACCAGCTCCACCTCAGCCACGTCACTTCCTGAGACGATAGATGGCACAGGGGTCTTGACCCAAGCTACAGCTATATCTGCTGGGCAGTCCGACCCCTCCTTCATCCAGCAGAACCACACATCTGCCACTGAGCCTGTGGTGCAACTTCTCCCTGCTCAGTCGGCAGATGGAACAGCGCAGACAATGCAGAGTGTACAGCTGCTCAATGCTGGAACGTTCCTGATCCAGGCACAAACCGTCTCACCCACTGGACAGATCCAGTGGCAGACGTTCCAGGTGCAAGGTGTCCAGAACCTGCAGAATCTGCAGTTGCCAGCAGCTGGTGGAGTGGCCTCACCACAGATCACCCTCGCACCTGTTCAGACCCTGTCCCTAGGGCATCCTGGTACCAGCTCAACAACTGCCACTGGACAGATCCCCAATCTGCAGACAGTCACAGTGAATTCTAACACACCGTACCAGCAcgaagagaaaacagagagtcCCTCAG GTATTCATATCAAGGAGGAGCCAGACTCAGATGATTGGCAGTTGAGTGGAGACTCCACCCTGAACACCAATGACCTGTCACACCTTCGAGTGCGAATGATGGATGACGAGATGGAGGGTCTCGGTCAGGAGGGAAAGAGGTTGCGTAGAGTCGCCTGCACTTGTCCTAACTGCAAAGAGGCAGGGGGAAG AGGCTCCAGTATGGGAAAGAAGAAGCAACACATTTGCCACATCCCAGGCTGTGGAAAGGTATATGGGAAGACATCACACTTGCGTGCTCATTTGCGCTGGCATTCGGGGGAGAGGCCTTTCATCTGCTCCTGGAGCTACTGTGGCAAGAGGTTTACTCGCAGTGATGAGCTACAGCGCCACCGCAGAACCCACACAG GCGAGAAGAAGTTTGTATGTCCGGAGTGTTCAAAGCGCTTCATGCGCAGCGATCATTTGGCCAAACACATTAAAACTCACCTGAACAAAAAAGGGCTCAATGCTGCCTCCACAGCTGGGCAGACAGAGGTTTCCGCCCCCTCGGACAGCATCATCGCTGGGGGCGGTACCACTCTCATCTTGACCAATCTGCAGCAGGCTGGCACCCAAGATCTCCTCTCAAACTCCGACCTCCCACTCCAGCTGGTCACTGTGTCAGCCAGTGAGGTCCTGGAGTGA
- the sp3b gene encoding transcription factor Sp3 isoform X3 — MTDPEESAKPREMAALEVDSSQSEFLQPASSASDQQTTDLTSIQLTGSSDRWELVTPVSTSKDESGIVHLSSGGLVSTNGQYVVPLQTVPGQTQQVFVTAGGDGTSANGVQYQVIPHLQSADAASLGYAAHTADGATLGTDIAILPDGTQGISTATSANEIQSLLAQTGHVQQIPSVSLAGTGFGGQGQVVANVPMGLPGNITFVPLNSLSNADLESLGLAGAQTIATGVTADGQLIMSSQATASGENMGEGVMDKSAEPLSASNATANMNTFVPTTSSTSATSLPETIDGTGVLTQATAISAGQSDPSFIQQNHTSATEPVVQLLPAQSADGTAQTMQSVQLLNAGTFLIQAQTVSPTGQIQWQTFQVQGVQNLQNLQLPAAGGVASPQITLAPVQTLSLGHPGTSSTTATGQIPNLQTVTVNSNTPYQHEEKTESPSGIHIKEEPDSDDWQLSGDSTLNTNDLSHLRVRMMDDEMEGLGQEGKRLRRVACTCPNCKEAGGRGSSMGKKKQHICHIPGCGKVYGKTSHLRAHLRWHSGERPFICSWSYCGKRFTRSDELQRHRRTHTGEKKFVCPECSKRFMRSDHLAKHIKTHLNKKGLNAASTAGQTEVSAPSDSIIAGGGTTLILTNLQQAGTQDLLSNSDLPLQLVTVSASEVLE; from the exons ATGACTG ACCCAGAAGAGTCAGCGAAGCCGCGGGAGATGGCCGCCCTGGAGGTGGACAGCAGTCAGAGCGAGTTCCTGCAGCCAGCCAGCAGCGCCTCGGACCAG CAGACAACAGACCTCACATCCATCCAGCTCACAGGGTCTAGTGACCGGTGGGAGTTGGTAACGCCGGTTTCCACCAGTAAAGACGAGTCTGGCATAGTACATTTATCCAGTGGGGGACTTGTGAGTACCAATGGGCAATATGTGGTTCCACTACAGACTGTTCCAGGTCAGACCCAGCAAGTTTTTGTCACGGCTGGGGGAGATGGCACCAGTGCCAATGGTGTCCAGTATCAGGTCATCCCCCACCTCCAGAGTGCGGATGCAGCGTCATTGGGATATGCTGCACACACTGCTGATGGAGCTACGCTGGGCACAGACATTGCCATACTGCCTGATGGGACCCAAGGCATCTCCACAGCAACTAGTGCTAATGAGATCCAGAGTCTACTGGCCCAAACTGGGCATGTACAGCAAATACCTAGTGTCTCCTTGGCTGGAACTGGGTTTGGAGGTCAGGGCCAGGTTGTGGCTAATGTCCCTATGGGGTTACCTGGCAACATCACGTTTGTGCCCCTCAACAGCTTGAGCAATGCAGACCTGGAGTCTCTGGGTCTGGCTGGCGCTCAGACCATCGCTACAGGTGTCACGGCTGATGGCCAGCTCATTATGTCCAGCCAGGCCACAGCCTCGGGCGAGAATATGGGTGAGGGAGTGATGGACAAGTCTGCAGAACCTTTAAGCGCTAGTAATGCTACTGCTAATATGAATACCTTTGTGCCCACGACCAGCTCCACCTCAGCCACGTCACTTCCTGAGACGATAGATGGCACAGGGGTCTTGACCCAAGCTACAGCTATATCTGCTGGGCAGTCCGACCCCTCCTTCATCCAGCAGAACCACACATCTGCCACTGAGCCTGTGGTGCAACTTCTCCCTGCTCAGTCGGCAGATGGAACAGCGCAGACAATGCAGAGTGTACAGCTGCTCAATGCTGGAACGTTCCTGATCCAGGCACAAACCGTCTCACCCACTGGACAGATCCAGTGGCAGACGTTCCAGGTGCAAGGTGTCCAGAACCTGCAGAATCTGCAGTTGCCAGCAGCTGGTGGAGTGGCCTCACCACAGATCACCCTCGCACCTGTTCAGACCCTGTCCCTAGGGCATCCTGGTACCAGCTCAACAACTGCCACTGGACAGATCCCCAATCTGCAGACAGTCACAGTGAATTCTAACACACCGTACCAGCAcgaagagaaaacagagagtcCCTCAG GTATTCATATCAAGGAGGAGCCAGACTCAGATGATTGGCAGTTGAGTGGAGACTCCACCCTGAACACCAATGACCTGTCACACCTTCGAGTGCGAATGATGGATGACGAGATGGAGGGTCTCGGTCAGGAGGGAAAGAGGTTGCGTAGAGTCGCCTGCACTTGTCCTAACTGCAAAGAGGCAGGGGGAAG AGGCTCCAGTATGGGAAAGAAGAAGCAACACATTTGCCACATCCCAGGCTGTGGAAAGGTATATGGGAAGACATCACACTTGCGTGCTCATTTGCGCTGGCATTCGGGGGAGAGGCCTTTCATCTGCTCCTGGAGCTACTGTGGCAAGAGGTTTACTCGCAGTGATGAGCTACAGCGCCACCGCAGAACCCACACAG GCGAGAAGAAGTTTGTATGTCCGGAGTGTTCAAAGCGCTTCATGCGCAGCGATCATTTGGCCAAACACATTAAAACTCACCTGAACAAAAAAGGGCTCAATGCTGCCTCCACAGCTGGGCAGACAGAGGTTTCCGCCCCCTCGGACAGCATCATCGCTGGGGGCGGTACCACTCTCATCTTGACCAATCTGCAGCAGGCTGGCACCCAAGATCTCCTCTCAAACTCCGACCTCCCACTCCAGCTGGTCACTGTGTCAGCCAGTGAGGTCCTGGAGTGA